The following coding sequences are from one Formosa haliotis window:
- the def gene encoding peptide deformylase, with protein sequence MILPIVAYGDPVLKKVAQDITPEYPNFVELLENMYETMYNAFGVGLAAPQIGLPIRLFVVDATPFSEDEDLTEEEQKELQGFKKAFVNAKITAEEGDEWAFNEGCLSIPDVREDVFRKSKITIEYLDENFEPKVETYNGLIARVIQHEYDHIDGILFTEKLSTLKKRLIKGRLDNISKGKIKVDYKMRFPNQKKKR encoded by the coding sequence ATGATATTACCAATTGTCGCTTATGGCGATCCCGTTTTAAAAAAGGTTGCACAAGATATTACTCCAGAATATCCTAATTTTGTTGAGCTTCTCGAGAATATGTATGAAACCATGTATAATGCCTTTGGTGTTGGTCTAGCGGCGCCACAAATAGGTTTGCCAATTCGGTTATTTGTAGTGGATGCAACACCATTCTCTGAAGACGAAGACCTTACCGAAGAAGAACAAAAAGAATTACAAGGTTTTAAAAAGGCATTTGTAAATGCTAAGATTACTGCAGAAGAAGGGGATGAGTGGGCTTTTAACGAAGGTTGTTTAAGTATCCCAGATGTGCGTGAAGATGTGTTTAGAAAGTCTAAAATTACCATCGAATATTTAGATGAAAATTTTGAGCCGAAAGTAGAAACTTACAACGGACTTATAGCACGTGTTATTCAGCATGAATACGACCATATTGACGGTATTTTATTTACCGAAAAACTATCTACATTAAAGAAACGATTAATAAAAGGACGATTAGATAATATCTCGAAAGGAAAAATTAAGGTAGATTACAAAATGCGTTTTCCAAATCAAAAAAAGAAACGATAA
- a CDS encoding DUF5606 family protein, translated as MSLDKILAISGKPGLYKLIMQTRNGFIAESLLDNKRLSVTMNHNVSVLSEIAIYTLTEEVPLKTVLQTIATKENNEPSSVSHKDSKDKLEEYFFEVLPDYDEDRVYPSDIKKVIQWYNLLQKNDLLNFETESEEVEEEATEEPVADKKE; from the coding sequence ATGAGCTTAGATAAAATATTAGCTATTTCAGGAAAACCAGGATTATACAAATTAATCATGCAAACGCGCAACGGGTTTATAGCAGAATCTTTATTAGATAATAAAAGACTATCTGTTACCATGAACCATAATGTTAGCGTGTTAAGCGAAATAGCCATTTATACCTTAACAGAAGAAGTGCCTTTAAAAACAGTGCTTCAAACTATTGCAACAAAAGAAAATAATGAGCCTTCTAGTGTAAGTCATAAAGACAGTAAAGATAAATTAGAAGAGTATTTCTTTGAAGTTTTACCAGATTACGATGAAGATCGTGTATACCCAAGCGATATTAAAAAAGTGATTCAATGGTATAATTTACTTCAGAAGAACGATTTATTAAATTTCGAAACTGAATCTGAAGAAGTTGAAGAAGAAGCGACCGAAGAGCCTGTTGCAGATAAAAAAGAATAA